CTTGATATCGCTCACCGCCTCTTCCACGTCGAGGATGAGGTGGTCGGAGCTGCCGCCCAAGACGATTATGCCCTTGTCCTCAGGCTCGATGCCGTCCACGACGACGTCCTGCCTGCCGATGATGCAGATGGCGCGCTTGCGCACGCCGCGGTCGATGTATTCGGGCGAGCCGCCGAAAGCGTCCTGGCCGCGATTCCCGATGGGGACCGAGGGCTTGCTTTCCACTTCGATGACCTCGGCGACGACCCTGACGGTATCCTGCCGCGTGCCCGGCCAGGGGCTGCGGTCGATGACGTTGCGCCCCAGGACGATAGCCTCGCCTATGCGGAAATGGTTGATTTCCTTGGGCATTTTGCCCGAGGCGAGCAAGGGGAGATTCGCGCTGTTGCCGCCTGAAAGGACGCTCAGCTCCAGGCCGGTGACCTTGCGGCACTGGTCGCGGATATCGATGAGCATGCGCATGTTCTCGACGCTCGGAATGACGCCCCCGTAGCAGGCCAGATTGCAGCCGAGGCCGATAATGTCGATGCCCTTGAGCGCGGCGGCTTCCTTGAGAAGCCCCGGCGCGTTATCCGGCCACACTCCCTCGCGCAGGTCGCCCACGTCCACCATTATGATTACCTTGTGCCTTACCCCCTGCGCGAGCGACTCGTCGGAGAGTTTCATGAGCGTGGGAAGCCCCGAGTTGAGGCTGATCTCGCAGTCGTGCACGACATCGGCTATTTCGGACAACGCGGGCAGGCGCAGGAGCAGGCGCGGCAAGGTCACTCCCATCTCGCCTATCGATCGCAGGTTGGAAATGCGGCTGTCGGCGATCTGGTCCGGGTCGGCCTCGTAGAGGGCCCTCGTGACGCCCAAGTGGGCCGAGGTGACCTTGGTCACGCAGGCGATGTCCGCTCCGTGGTTGTGGCAGAGCTTGATGACCGCGCG
This portion of the Actinomycetota bacterium genome encodes:
- a CDS encoding alanine/ornithine racemase family PLP-dependent enzyme is translated as MRFRTPRLEIYPDRIRANARAVIKLCHNHGADIACVTKVTSAHLGVTRALYEADPDQIADSRISNLRSIGEMGVTLPRLLLRLPALSEIADVVHDCEISLNSGLPTLMKLSDESLAQGVRHKVIIMVDVGDLREGVWPDNAPGLLKEAAALKGIDIIGLGCNLACYGGVIPSVENMRMLIDIRDQCRKVTGLELSVLSGGNSANLPLLASGKMPKEINHFRIGEAIVLGRNVIDRSPWPGTRQDTVRVVAEVIEVESKPSVPIGNRGQDAFGGSPEYIDRGVRKRAICIIGRQDVVVDGIEPEDKGIIVLGGSSDHLILDVEEAVSDIKVGDEVAFRPGYGALLALSTSPYVSKIVVEE